A genomic window from Myxococcales bacterium includes:
- the cpaB gene encoding Flp pilus assembly protein CpaB, which translates to MNRRALAIAVVVGILGIFLLFLYQRRFEVEASGGERVRVLTVVKQVDRGKALSEDNIATREIPIAYVEERSVKEAEKSKILNLRVGTTVKAGQTLMWTDLATANEDRKELSVLVQPGYRAVSIRTARDDSSIALIRPGDYVDVIGVLGAGGISEAKNAVVLLQRVLVLATGVDTSVEASESRDKSADRENLLTLSLTLPEAQILALAAERGRLAVAVRNPEDNKTTVGLVDINMDAILKPEQRATIPGVRTPRGPTVIGGGGQNP; encoded by the coding sequence GTGAATCGTCGCGCCCTCGCCATCGCCGTCGTGGTCGGCATCCTCGGGATCTTCCTGCTCTTTCTGTACCAGCGCCGCTTCGAGGTCGAGGCCTCCGGCGGTGAGCGCGTGCGCGTGCTCACCGTCGTCAAGCAGGTCGATCGCGGCAAGGCGCTGAGCGAAGACAACATCGCGACGCGCGAGATCCCGATCGCTTACGTCGAAGAGCGCTCCGTGAAGGAGGCCGAGAAGTCGAAGATCTTGAACCTCCGCGTGGGCACCACCGTGAAGGCCGGTCAGACCCTCATGTGGACCGACCTCGCCACGGCGAACGAGGACCGCAAGGAGCTCAGCGTGCTCGTGCAGCCGGGCTACCGCGCGGTGTCGATCCGCACCGCCCGCGACGACTCGAGCATCGCGCTCATCCGCCCGGGCGACTACGTCGACGTCATCGGCGTCCTCGGCGCCGGCGGCATCAGCGAGGCGAAGAACGCGGTGGTGCTCCTCCAGCGCGTCCTCGTGCTCGCGACGGGCGTCGACACGTCGGTCGAGGCGAGCGAGAGCCGCGACAAGTCGGCCGATCGCGAGAACCTCCTCACGCTGAGCCTCACGCTCCCGGAGGCCCAGATCCTCGCCCTCGCCGCCGAGCGTGGCCGCCTCGCGGTCGCGGTCCGCAACCCCGAGGACAACAAGACCACGGTCGGTCTGGTCGACATCAACATGGACGCAATCTTGAAGCCCGAGCAGCGGGCCACCATCCCTGGCGTGCGTACACCCAGGGGGCCCACCGTGATCGGTGGCGGAGGACAGAACCCGTGA
- the tadA gene encoding Flp pilus assembly complex ATPase component TadA, which yields MTSVRVLIQSESQGQRQETMAVTGPISIGRHAQCVLRLESDLVSRQHAVVQIGPQSILVEDVSTNGTLAGGILLKREAIEVPFGTPVVLGDFTVAFFPGDAPQAPPPPQTRPRTGLPPMAPPPMPSQMPPHMGQPGAHGGQHGQHGGQQGHMGMSGQVPAHMQQHHAQTRGVAPPLPPQALGQNPAMQAQLMPSRPRDEERRKDVEMRREIHKALLEHLDLATIDAKKLDDPSMRPKVLTALRQIVANMALKIPPEIDRDTLIGELSDEALGLGPLERFLSDPKVSEIMVVDPNTIYIENSGKLMLSEARFTDDERVRAVIERIVTPLGRRIDESSPLVDARLKDGSRVNAVIKPIALRGACITIRKFSKVPLTLEKLVNYGSMTTQMGRFLTRCVVAKKNIVISGGTGSGKTTLLNVLSASIPEEDRIVTIEDAAELQLQQPHVVSLETRPPNLEGRGEYTIRDLVKNALRMRPDRIVVGECRGGEALDMLQAMNTGHDGSMTTTHANSPREAINRLETLVLMSGLDLPVRAIREQIAGSVNMIVQQSRLSDGSRKVTAISEVTGLDRESGDIELRHIFAFVRTGTGPGGKVVGEFRATGYLPSFLDTFIVMGLVKPGEPYV from the coding sequence ATGACCTCGGTTCGGGTCCTCATCCAGTCGGAGTCTCAGGGCCAGCGTCAGGAGACGATGGCCGTCACCGGACCCATCTCCATCGGGCGTCACGCGCAGTGCGTGCTCCGGCTCGAGAGCGATCTCGTGTCCCGGCAGCACGCGGTCGTGCAGATTGGGCCGCAGTCGATCCTCGTCGAGGACGTCTCCACGAACGGCACGCTCGCCGGCGGCATTCTGCTGAAGCGCGAGGCGATCGAGGTGCCGTTCGGCACACCGGTGGTGCTCGGCGACTTCACGGTCGCGTTCTTCCCGGGCGACGCGCCGCAGGCGCCGCCGCCGCCGCAGACCCGCCCGCGGACGGGCCTGCCGCCGATGGCGCCGCCGCCGATGCCCTCGCAGATGCCCCCGCACATGGGTCAGCCGGGGGCGCACGGAGGGCAGCACGGGCAGCACGGCGGCCAGCAGGGTCACATGGGCATGTCGGGGCAGGTGCCCGCGCACATGCAGCAGCACCACGCGCAGACGCGCGGCGTGGCGCCCCCGCTCCCTCCCCAGGCGCTCGGGCAGAACCCGGCGATGCAGGCGCAGCTCATGCCGTCGCGGCCCCGCGACGAAGAGCGAAGAAAAGACGTCGAAATGCGCCGCGAGATCCACAAGGCGCTCCTCGAGCACCTCGATCTCGCCACCATCGACGCGAAGAAGCTCGACGACCCCTCGATGCGCCCGAAGGTGCTCACCGCGCTCCGCCAGATCGTGGCGAACATGGCGCTGAAGATCCCGCCCGAGATCGACCGCGACACGCTCATCGGCGAGCTCTCCGACGAGGCCCTGGGCCTTGGGCCGCTGGAGCGCTTCCTCTCCGACCCCAAGGTCAGCGAGATCATGGTCGTGGATCCCAACACGATCTACATCGAGAACAGCGGCAAGCTCATGCTGTCGGAGGCTCGGTTCACCGACGACGAGCGCGTGCGCGCGGTCATCGAGCGCATCGTCACGCCGCTCGGCCGACGCATCGACGAGTCGTCGCCGCTCGTCGACGCGCGCCTCAAAGACGGCTCCCGCGTGAACGCGGTCATCAAGCCCATCGCGCTCCGCGGTGCGTGCATCACCATCCGCAAGTTCTCGAAGGTGCCGCTCACGCTCGAGAAGCTCGTCAACTACGGCTCGATGACCACGCAGATGGGCCGCTTCCTCACGCGCTGCGTGGTCGCGAAGAAGAACATCGTCATCTCGGGCGGCACGGGCAGCGGGAAGACCACGCTGCTCAACGTGCTCTCCGCCTCGATCCCCGAGGAAGATCGCATCGTCACCATCGAAGACGCGGCCGAGCTCCAGCTGCAGCAGCCGCACGTCGTCTCGCTCGAGACCCGCCCGCCGAACCTCGAGGGGCGCGGCGAGTACACCATCCGCGACCTCGTGAAGAACGCCCTGCGTATGCGCCCCGACCGCATCGTCGTCGGCGAGTGCCGCGGCGGCGAGGCGCTCGACATGCTCCAGGCCATGAACACGGGACACGACGGGTCGATGACCACGACCCACGCGAACTCCCCGCGCGAGGCCATCAACCGCCTCGAGACGCTCGTGCTCATGTCGGGCCTCGACCTGCCGGTCCGCGCGATCCGCGAGCAGATCGCGGGGAGCGTGAACATGATCGTCCAGCAGAGCCGCCTCTCCGACGGCTCGCGCAAGGTGACCGCGATAAGCGAGGTGACCGGCCTCGATCGCGAATCGGGCGACATCGAGCTGCGCCACATCTTCGCCTTCGTGCGCACGGGCACGGGCCCAGGCGGCAAGGTCGTGGGTGAGTTCCGCGCCACGGGCTACTTGCCGTCGTTCCTCGATACGTTCATCGTGATGGGGCTCGTGAAGCCCGGGGAGCCCTACGTATGA